The Arachis hypogaea cultivar Tifrunner chromosome 14, arahy.Tifrunner.gnm2.J5K5, whole genome shotgun sequence DNA window CCAGGAGGTGGTTGGAGGTGGCGGGCTTGCTTTTGATCGACAGAAAAAACTTCATGGCTTCGTTGCAGGATGTAGCTCTCAGTCTCTTTGGAGTGAGCAGTTTAATTTTGCCAAGCTTTATGATAGGGCATCTCAATATCCTGGAGACATGCTTATGACCCGCCGGATTGGTATGGAGGCACTCGGCAAATTCGTTCAGGTTGTTTTACTTTTGTCAGGACtcttttttattcttcctttgtAATCTTGTTCTTATTTCGGAGAAGTCTTTACAGATTGTTGCTTCTCACTTGATGTGTGTTGGTCGCACCACCGAGCTTATTGGTGCCGAGCAGCAGGGAGCGGTGGATAAAATTGCTGATTTAGAGAAATCGTATAAGGCGAGGATTGCCGAATTGGAGAAGTTAGCAAAAGAGAAGGATGATGCTGCTATTAGTGCTGTTGCTAGGGCGAAGGAGTTTGAGGAAGAGGTAGCTCGCTTGAGGGACCAGATTCGGCTATTGCAGGCTGAGGTGAAGGAAAACGATGTGGCTAAAGGTCGGCTTACATCTCGTGTTCATGAGTTGGAAGAAAATGGGATGGAGATGTTCTCCTATGGCTTTGAACGTGTTGTGAGCCAAATTGCTCTGCTGGCTCCAGAGTTTGATAGGGATCGGCTTGATATGACGAAGATAGTGGTTGGCGGGAAATTAGTTGTAGATGGGGGCTGTAGAGGAGCATGGCAAGAATGCCCCTCTTTCTTAGTTTAAATTTGATGTTTGcttgttttgtattttgttttggaaCTTATCATCATATACTTGCGGGTGTTGGATATTGTTATTTTGAACTTGTTCACTGGTGCCGACCATTGCTTGGTCGGTTTGTGTTGATATTTATCGTTTTTTGATActttgtttgatattttgttttttGCGACTAGGATAGGAGAAAGTTGTGTGAGACTAGATATGATTGATTATAAATTTGAATATTGATAATGAAGTGTATTGTGCGtcgggcctcgttaaaacccacCTTAGGCAAAAACCCCTTTCTTGGGAAAAAAGGCTCTAAgagggaaaaagagtaccttcATTCGCGATTTGTACAAATTTAAGATCGGTACATCTTTAGAGAGGAGATATTCCAGCTTCCTGATATTGGATTGCCTTGTAGTGTTTGTAGTTGATAAGCCCCCAAGTCGAGTACCTTGACCACTCGGAATGGTCCTTCCCAATTAGTTGCAAGCTTTCCATGTGTTGGGGGTCGTCTGGCTTCTTCTGTTTGTCTGAGTACTAGGTCACCTTCTGTGAATGTCCTCAG harbors:
- the LOC140178533 gene encoding uncharacterized protein, producing MSCIARVPVYEHILLSDLEFAAWLYLSIVIALFSSHLRTLLWITIIDDRPMVIVLPSWIVPTGGRVPLLDPSKLQSFLNKKKEKGVGGSFDRRDGGEQAFSSAARLASSFKRKRDDTSLEIISEGDQEVVGGGGLAFDRQKKLHGFVAGCSSQSLWSEQFNFAKLYDRASQYPGDMLMTRRIGMEALGKFVQIVASHLMCVGRTTELIGAEQQGAVDKIADLEKSYKARIAELEKLAKEKDDAAISAVARAKEFEEEVARLRDQIRLLQAEVKENDVAKGRLTSRVHELEENGMEMFSYGFERVVSQIALLAPEFDRDRLDMTKIVVGGKLVVDGGCRGAWQECPSFLV